The following proteins are co-located in the Takifugu flavidus isolate HTHZ2018 chromosome 16, ASM371156v2, whole genome shotgun sequence genome:
- the LOC130540248 gene encoding leucine-rich repeat and fibronectin type-III domain-containing protein 2 yields MDKVVISLLLLGTAVAMVHACPKYCVCQNLSESLGTLCPSKGLLFVPSDIDRRTVELRLGGNFILKISNQDFANMTSLVDLTLSRNTISTIQPFSFIDLETLRSLHLDSNRLTELGSDDLRGLVNLQHLILNNNQLNRISKSTFDDLMLTLEDLDLSYNNLRSVPWDAIRKMVNLHQMSLDHNLIAFIPEGTFTDLEKLARLDLTSNRLQKLPPDPIFARSQSSIVMSTPYAPLLSLSFGGNPLHCNCEVLWLRRLDREDDMETCASPASLKGRYFWSVREEEFVCEPPLITQHTHKLLVLEGQTASLRCKAVGDPMPTVHWVTPDDRLISNSSRATVYENGTLDITITTSKDYGIFTCIAANAAGESTASIELSIIQLPHLSNNTNRTTQSKSGLSDITSSTKINKGEAKPVPEKVVSVSEITAVSALVKWTASKSTPKVKMYQLQYNCSEDEVLIYRMIPMTNRAFVVTNLVPGMQYDLCVLAIWEDTATTLTATNIVGCVQFVTSEDYPQCQSLHSGFLGGTMILVIGGIIVAILLVFIVILMVRYKVTSGIQITKLPNVSNTYSQTNGGLNRFNGAPPQVKSTVVVMREEMVEFKCGSLQSSLSSSSSSSNSLDSHTGRGTGDRYSMQGSECSTLPSRKFRRHGAKTNLDHLLGAFTSLEMRAAAKDHHGALVPSTTSNTMMTVAMVPPSDKEPLLGRSESTTMLGRLLGLPQEGKPKRSHSFDMGHVGVAQCRINYPRRISNIWTKRSLSVNGMLLQYDESEDEKPTCEPSEWVMESTV; encoded by the exons ATGGACAAAGTGGTCATCAGTCTCCTGCTTTTGGGAACCGCAGTCGCAATGGTCCACGCGTGTCCCAAATACTGTGTCTGCCAGAACCTGTCAGAGTCTCTGGGGACTCTTTGCCCTTCCAAAGGCCTGTTGTTTGTACCGTCAGACATTGACAGGCGAACTGTGGAGCTCCGCCTAGGAGGCAACTTCATTCTCAAGATATCTAATCAGGACTTTGCCAACATGACAAGCCTGGTAGATCTCACATTGTCTCGTaacaccatcagcaccatccagcctttttctttcatcGACCTGGAGACTCTGAGGTCCCTGCATCTGGACAGTAACCGGCTGACCGAATTGGGATCAGATGACCTCCGGGGACTTGTCAACCTGCAGCACCTGATTCTCAATAACAACCAGTTGAATCGGATTTCTAAATCGACATTTGATGACTTAATGCTGACTCTGGAGGATCTGGATTTGTCATATAACAACTTACGCAGTGTGCCTTGGGATGCCATTCGCAAGATGGTCAACCTTCATCAGATGAGTCTGGATCATAATCTCATCGCCTTCATTCCGGAGGGGACATTTACGGATTTGGAAAAACTGGCCCGTTTGGATCTGACTTCAAACCGGCTTCAGAAGCTCCCTCCAGACCCTATCTTTGCACGATCCCAGAGCAGCATAGTGATGAGCACCCCCtatgctcctctcctctctcttagCTTTGGTGGAAACCCATTACATTGCAATTGTGAAGTGCTTTGGCTTCGACGGCTGGATCGGGAGGATGACATGGAAACGTGCGCCTCTCCGGCAAGTCTAAAGGGCCGCTACTTTTGGTCTGTCCGTGAGGAGGAGTTTGTCTGTGAGCCCCCTCTAATAACTCAGCATACACACAAGTTGCTGGTGCTGGAGGGACAAACAGCCAGCCTTCGCTGCAAAGCAGTAGGTGATCCAATGCCAACCGTCCATTGGGTGACTCCTGATGACCGTTTGATCAGCAACTCATCGAGAGCAACTGTGTATGAAAATGGCACGCTGGATATTACAATAACAACTTCTAAGGATTATGGCATCTTTACTTGTATAGCTGCCAATGCTGCAGGGGAATCTACAGCTTCCATTGAACTGTCCATCATTCAACTGCCGCATCTGAGCAATAACACAAACCGCACCACACAGTCCAAGTCGGGACTGTCAGACATAACTAGCTCCACAAAGATCAACAAAGGAGAGGCCAAACCTGTGCCAGAAAAGGTTGTGTCTGTATCAGAAATAACGGCTGTCTCTGCTCTGGTAAAGTGGACTGCCAGCAAATCAACCCCAAAGGTCAAAATGTATCAGCTTCAGTACAACTGTTCTGAGGACGAGGTCCTGATTTACAG GATGATTCCAATGACTAACAGGGCATTTGTGGTGACAAATCTGGTTCCCGGGATGCAGTATGACCTGTGTGTATTGGCCATCTGGGAGGACACTGCCACCACTCTCACTGCCACCAATATTGTCGGTTGCGTCCAGTTTGTCACCAGTGAGGACTACCCACAGTGTCAGTCTCTCCACAGTGGCTTCCTGGGTGGTACCATGATCTTGGTAATTGGTGGCATCATTGTTGCTATACTCCTTGTGTTTATCGTCATCCTTATGGTGAGGTATAAGGTGACCAGTGGAATCCAGATTACCAAGTTACCAAACGTGAGCAACACTTACTCACAGACCAACGGAGGGTtgaataggtttaatggtgcaCCGCCACAAGTCAAGTCTACCGTGGTGGTCATGCGTGAAGAAATGGTGGAGTTCAAGTGTGGATCCCTCCAGAGTAGTctgtcttcatcctcttcctcttctaatTCATTGGACAGTCATACCGGAAGGGGAACCGGCGACCGCTACAGCATGCAGGGCAGCGAATGCAGTACGTTGCCCAGCAGGAAGTTCAGGAGGCATGGCGCTAAAACAAATCTAGACCACCTTTTAGGGGCCTTCACTTCATTGGAGATGAGAGCGGCGGCAAAGGACCACCATGGGGCTTTAGTCCCTTCCACAACTTCTAATACCATGATGACAGTGGCTATGGTTCCACCATCAGATAAAGAACCTTTGCTTGGGAGGTCTGAGTCTACCACCATGCTTGGACGTCTCCTGGGGCTTCCCCAGGAGGGTAAGCCCAAGAGGAGCCACTCTTTTGACATGGGCCACGTCGGGGTTGCACAATGTCGCATCAACTACCCACGAAGGATTAGTAACATCTGGACTAAGCGCAGCTTGTCTGTAAATGGTATGTTGCTGCAATACGATGAAAGCGAGGACGAGAAACCCACTTGTGAGCCTTCTGAGTGGGTGATGGAAAGCACAGTGTGA